The following are encoded in a window of Cryobacterium sp. CG_9.6 genomic DNA:
- a CDS encoding acyl-CoA desaturase has protein sequence MSEATAAPAVRIIRTRPGGDNKNPTSEYSSLLHTVRNLGLLGRRTGFYWMVFSILVVATGGAVTGFVLLGDTWYQLLIAAALGIIFTQFAFLAHEASHRAVFQSGKANDRAGRILANLFVGISYAWWMTKHSRHHANPNVIGKDPDIEPDFIVFREEDAAKVSWLGSFVTRKQGYLFFPLLMFEGFNLHVQGFKTVFGRHKVDKRWVEISMLVTRITLYVAVIFFFLPLGLAFAFIGVQLAVFGVYMGASFAPNHKGMPQLPAESRVDFLRRQVLTSRNIRGGTFIDTYMGGLNYQVEHHLFPNMARPHLRKAQEITKEYCTSHNIKYTETGVFESYGIVIEYLNRVGLAARDPFDCPMIASFRYKS, from the coding sequence ATGTCGGAAGCAACTGCCGCACCCGCGGTCCGCATCATTCGGACCCGTCCGGGTGGAGATAACAAAAACCCCACGAGTGAGTACTCGTCTCTGCTTCATACGGTGCGTAATCTGGGTCTGCTCGGACGACGTACCGGTTTCTACTGGATGGTTTTTTCGATCCTTGTGGTGGCAACAGGTGGCGCGGTCACCGGCTTTGTACTGCTCGGCGATACCTGGTACCAGCTGCTGATCGCTGCGGCCCTGGGCATTATTTTCACGCAGTTTGCCTTCCTCGCCCATGAGGCGTCTCACCGTGCGGTCTTCCAGTCCGGTAAGGCCAACGATCGTGCCGGACGCATTCTGGCAAACCTTTTTGTCGGCATCAGCTACGCCTGGTGGATGACCAAGCACAGCCGGCACCACGCTAACCCGAACGTGATCGGGAAAGACCCCGACATCGAGCCGGACTTCATCGTGTTCCGTGAAGAGGACGCCGCCAAGGTGAGCTGGCTCGGTTCCTTCGTCACGCGCAAGCAGGGCTACCTGTTCTTCCCACTCCTAATGTTCGAAGGCTTCAATCTTCACGTGCAGGGCTTCAAGACCGTCTTCGGTCGCCACAAGGTCGACAAGCGCTGGGTCGAAATCTCCATGCTCGTCACTCGCATCACGCTCTACGTTGCCGTGATCTTCTTCTTCCTACCGCTCGGCTTGGCGTTCGCGTTCATTGGCGTGCAGCTCGCTGTCTTTGGTGTCTACATGGGCGCGTCGTTCGCTCCCAACCACAAGGGCATGCCGCAGCTGCCCGCCGAGAGCCGCGTGGACTTCCTGCGCCGTCAGGTGCTCACGTCACGCAACATTCGTGGTGGCACGTTCATCGACACCTACATGGGCGGCCTCAACTATCAGGTTGAGCACCACCTGTTCCCGAACATGGCCCGTCCGCACCTCCGCAAGGCGCAGGAAATCACCAAGGAATACTGCACCTCGCACAACATCAAGTACACCGAAACCGGTGTATTCGAGTCCTACGGCATCGTCATCGAGTACCTGAACCGCGTGGGTCTGGCTGCCCGGGATCCGTTCGATTGCCCGATGATCGCCAGTTTCCGCTACAAGTCCTAG
- a CDS encoding TatD family hydrolase, which yields MASDTAAASAGKKRRDLSYPPLPEPLTVPIYDNHTHLDPTVSTSGRITDEETPLSYTEHLDRASSVGVRGVVQVGGDRVTSRWSAETAQIEPRMLAAVAIHPNEAPRYESEGTLDDAIAEMSDLAGWPRVVAVGETGLDFFRTEEPGHATQVRSFEAHIEIAKANNLAVQIHDRNAHAEVIATLLRVGAPERTVFHCFSGDAEMARVCAENGWYMSFAGNVTFGNAHDLRAALSVAPRSLLLVETDAPFLTPMPHRGRPNAPYLLPNTLRMMARHLETDVSLLSAQITSNTELVYGRWDAEPVTAASDAVLPSAAPLGGLA from the coding sequence TTGGCTAGCGACACCGCAGCAGCGTCTGCGGGTAAAAAGCGACGCGATCTGAGCTACCCGCCGCTGCCCGAACCGCTCACGGTTCCCATTTACGACAACCACACCCACCTCGACCCCACCGTCAGCACGAGTGGCCGCATCACCGACGAGGAGACCCCGCTCAGCTACACCGAGCACCTGGACCGTGCGTCGAGTGTGGGTGTGCGCGGCGTTGTGCAGGTGGGTGGTGATCGGGTGACATCACGGTGGTCGGCCGAGACGGCACAGATCGAGCCGCGCATGCTGGCCGCGGTGGCCATTCACCCAAACGAGGCCCCGCGCTACGAGAGTGAAGGTACCCTCGACGACGCCATCGCCGAGATGAGCGATCTGGCCGGCTGGCCGCGTGTGGTGGCCGTCGGCGAAACGGGGCTGGACTTCTTTCGCACCGAGGAACCGGGTCATGCCACCCAGGTGCGGTCGTTCGAGGCGCACATCGAGATCGCCAAGGCGAACAACCTTGCTGTGCAGATCCATGACCGCAACGCCCACGCCGAGGTCATTGCCACGCTGCTGCGGGTGGGCGCCCCCGAACGCACGGTGTTTCACTGCTTCTCCGGTGACGCCGAGATGGCGCGCGTCTGCGCCGAAAATGGCTGGTACATGTCGTTCGCCGGAAACGTGACCTTCGGTAACGCACACGACCTCCGCGCCGCCCTCTCCGTCGCGCCCCGCAGCCTGCTGCTCGTCGAAACGGATGCCCCCTTCCTCACGCCCATGCCTCACCGCGGGCGTCCCAATGCCCCCTACCTCCTGCCCAACACGCTGCGGATGATGGCCCGCCACCTTGAAACGGATGTCTCGCTCCTGTCTGCCCAGATCACCTCTAACACCGAACTCGTCTACGGCCGCTGGGACGCGGAGCCGGTCACGGCCGCTTCCGATGCTGTTCTTCCCTCTGCCGCCCCGCTGGGCGGTCTGGCATGA
- a CDS encoding 4-(cytidine 5'-diphospho)-2-C-methyl-D-erythritol kinase: MTTIAGTQVVHARAPGKINVFLKVGAVRDDGYHELATAFQAVSLTEEVRAYPATDFSVTFTGSIDTSGLATDGTNLAIKAARALARKAGYRGGVHLEIEKNVPIAGGMGGGSADAAATLLACDTLWNTAASKDELLAIGATLGADVPFAFTGGTAIGTGRGDQLSPALAKGKFQWVLALAEFGMSTPAVYRELDRHRDRHAQDIFPAEVQPTVDSSVLLALRAGDPHMLADALHNDLQAPALHLAPGLGSVIQLGEENGALAGIISGSGPTVAFLVADADSALELQVALSASRLRVVRATGPVHGARLIND; the protein is encoded by the coding sequence ATGACGACGATCGCCGGCACCCAGGTTGTGCATGCACGAGCGCCGGGCAAGATCAACGTCTTTCTCAAGGTTGGTGCCGTGCGGGACGACGGCTATCACGAGCTCGCCACCGCCTTTCAGGCCGTGTCACTGACCGAAGAGGTGCGCGCCTATCCGGCGACGGATTTTTCCGTGACGTTTACCGGTTCCATTGACACCTCCGGGCTGGCGACAGACGGCACGAACCTGGCCATCAAGGCCGCACGGGCTCTGGCCCGCAAGGCCGGTTACCGCGGCGGAGTGCACCTCGAGATCGAGAAAAATGTGCCCATTGCGGGCGGTATGGGTGGCGGTTCAGCGGATGCCGCGGCCACCCTGCTCGCCTGCGACACCCTGTGGAATACGGCCGCCAGCAAAGACGAGCTGCTCGCCATCGGCGCCACACTCGGAGCCGATGTTCCGTTCGCGTTCACCGGCGGCACCGCGATCGGTACCGGTCGCGGCGATCAGCTGAGCCCGGCCCTGGCCAAGGGAAAATTCCAGTGGGTGCTGGCGCTGGCTGAGTTTGGTATGTCGACCCCGGCGGTGTACAGAGAACTCGATCGGCACCGGGACCGTCACGCCCAGGACATCTTCCCGGCCGAGGTCCAACCCACCGTGGACTCGAGTGTGCTGCTGGCTCTGCGTGCCGGAGATCCGCACATGCTGGCTGACGCGCTGCACAACGACCTGCAGGCGCCGGCCCTGCACCTCGCGCCCGGCCTCGGTAGTGTCATTCAGCTGGGTGAGGAAAACGGTGCTCTCGCCGGCATCATCTCTGGATCCGGGCCCACGGTGGCGTTTTTGGTAGCGGATGCCGACAGCGCGCTCGAGTTGCAGGTTGCCCTCTCCGCCTCCCGGCTCCGCGTCGTGCGTGCCACCGGACCGGTGCACGGAGCGCGCCTCATCAACGACTAG
- the rsmI gene encoding 16S rRNA (cytidine(1402)-2'-O)-methyltransferase produces MIILAATPIGNLGDASKRLVEALTTATVIASEDTRVTIHLLKALGIENRPRLISLHDHNERGKAAELVELARDTDLLVLSDAGMPTVSDPGFHLVDAAVAAGVVVSALPGPSAVLTALAVSGLPTDRFTFEGFLPRKHGERTTLFRELAAERRTMVFFESPNRLAASLLDLAAVFGAERRVVVCRELTKFYEEVKRGTATELAEWAAGGVRGEICLVVAGAEVRVLNLSDGVAEVIALVASGIRLKDATADVSAASGLSKRDLYEAALQQKAPKTVRSEH; encoded by the coding sequence ATGATCATCCTCGCTGCCACACCGATCGGAAACCTCGGGGATGCCTCCAAGCGCCTGGTTGAGGCGCTCACCACAGCAACCGTCATCGCTTCCGAAGACACCCGAGTCACCATTCACCTGCTCAAGGCCCTCGGAATCGAAAACCGGCCGCGGCTCATCAGCCTGCACGACCACAACGAACGCGGCAAGGCGGCCGAACTGGTGGAGCTCGCTCGCGACACCGACCTGCTCGTGCTGAGCGATGCCGGCATGCCCACCGTTTCTGACCCCGGCTTTCACCTGGTGGATGCCGCTGTTGCTGCCGGAGTCGTGGTTTCTGCCCTGCCGGGGCCGTCGGCAGTGCTGACCGCCCTGGCGGTTTCTGGACTTCCCACGGACCGCTTCACATTCGAGGGATTTCTTCCGCGCAAGCACGGTGAACGAACCACGCTCTTTCGTGAGCTTGCCGCCGAGCGGCGCACCATGGTCTTCTTCGAGTCGCCTAACCGGCTAGCCGCGAGCCTCCTCGACCTGGCGGCAGTCTTCGGAGCCGAGCGACGGGTGGTGGTGTGCCGGGAGCTGACCAAGTTCTACGAAGAAGTGAAGCGCGGCACGGCCACGGAGCTCGCCGAGTGGGCCGCCGGCGGGGTCCGCGGCGAGATTTGCCTGGTCGTGGCCGGGGCCGAGGTGCGGGTGCTCAACCTGAGTGACGGCGTGGCCGAGGTCATCGCACTGGTGGCCAGCGGCATCCGTTTGAAGGACGCGACGGCCGACGTCTCAGCGGCCAGTGGCCTGAGCAAACGCGACCTGTACGAGGCCGCCCTGCAGCAGAAGGCACCCAAAACGGTGCGCTCTGAGCACTGA
- a CDS encoding O-acetylhomoserine aminocarboxypropyltransferase/cysteine synthase: MADREYGFSTRAIHAGNIPDAVTGARALPIYQTSAFVFDDTADAAARFALQKYGNIYSRVANPTVAAFEERVASLEGGLGAVATASGLAAQYITFASLVGSGDHIVSSANLYGGSITQLDVTLRRFGVDTTFVQSADPADYAAAITDKTKFIFSETVANPSGEVADIEGLAAVAHAAGIPLIIDSTIATPYLCRPIEWGADIVIHSATKFLGGHGTTLGGVVVESGRFNWDSDKFPLFNEPVPSYGGLEWSGNFGEYAFLTRLRSEQLRDIGPTLAPHSAFLLAQGVETLPYRMQAHINNARVVAEWLDADPRIDYVNWAGLPGHPHHERAKKYLPKDPGSVFSFGVKGGRDNGRTFIEAVDLASHLANIGDAKTLVIHPASTTHAQLTEEQLVSAGALPGLVRISVGIEDVEDIIYDLDQALTKAVGGIL; this comes from the coding sequence ATGGCAGATCGCGAGTATGGCTTCTCAACGCGTGCAATTCACGCGGGCAACATCCCCGACGCGGTAACGGGTGCGCGTGCGCTCCCCATTTACCAAACCAGTGCATTCGTCTTTGATGACACAGCGGATGCCGCGGCCCGCTTTGCGCTGCAAAAGTACGGCAACATCTACTCCCGCGTCGCAAACCCCACGGTGGCCGCGTTCGAAGAGCGGGTTGCAAGCCTCGAGGGTGGACTCGGCGCCGTGGCGACGGCCAGTGGACTCGCCGCGCAGTACATCACGTTCGCGAGCCTCGTGGGTTCGGGCGACCACATCGTCTCCAGCGCCAACCTCTACGGTGGCTCCATCACGCAACTTGACGTGACACTGCGCCGTTTCGGTGTAGACACGACCTTCGTGCAGAGTGCCGATCCGGCCGACTATGCGGCTGCGATCACCGACAAGACCAAGTTCATCTTTTCCGAGACCGTGGCAAACCCCTCCGGCGAGGTCGCCGACATCGAGGGACTGGCTGCCGTGGCTCACGCCGCCGGAATTCCGCTCATCATCGATTCCACCATTGCGACGCCGTATCTATGCCGCCCCATCGAATGGGGCGCCGACATCGTCATCCACTCGGCAACGAAGTTTTTGGGTGGGCACGGCACCACGCTCGGTGGCGTCGTCGTGGAGAGCGGGCGCTTCAACTGGGACAGCGACAAGTTTCCGCTGTTCAACGAACCCGTGCCGAGCTATGGCGGGCTGGAATGGTCGGGGAACTTTGGGGAGTACGCGTTTCTCACCCGCCTGCGTTCGGAACAGCTTCGAGACATCGGTCCCACGCTTGCTCCGCATTCGGCCTTCCTGCTCGCACAGGGCGTTGAAACCCTGCCGTACCGCATGCAGGCGCACATCAACAATGCGCGCGTCGTGGCCGAGTGGCTCGATGCCGACCCGCGCATCGACTACGTGAACTGGGCCGGACTCCCGGGCCACCCACACCATGAACGGGCCAAGAAGTATCTCCCGAAGGACCCGGGTTCGGTGTTCAGCTTCGGAGTGAAGGGTGGCCGGGACAACGGTCGAACCTTCATTGAAGCGGTTGACCTCGCCAGTCATCTGGCGAACATTGGTGACGCAAAGACGCTGGTGATTCACCCCGCGTCAACCACACACGCGCAGCTCACCGAAGAACAGCTCGTGTCCGCCGGCGCGCTGCCGGGCCTCGTTCGCATCAGCGTGGGCATTGAAGACGTGGAGGACATCATCTACGATCTCGACCAGGCCCTGACCAAGGCCGTAGGAGGAATTCTGTGA
- a CDS encoding phospholipid carrier-dependent glycosyltransferase — MLATSRWVRWAAPILVIVLAATLRLWNLGTPHSLVFDETFYVKDAWSLFNNGYESTWPSGADELFAGGQTDIYSTDPSFVVHPPLGKWLIGLGMAAVGPASSWGWRISTVIVGVLAVILLMLIARTLFRSLTLAVIAGFLLAIDGHAIVMSRVALLDNYIMFFALLGFGAILLDREWHAHRLGAWLDSRRRAGLDPQWGPTLWWRPWLLAAGLAFGLASSVKWSGIYFLAAFGVYTVVVDALARRRAGVAFWASAAVLKQAPANFVLLVPLAIATFLVSWTGWFVTRGGFYRDWADTAGAAWTGPLAFIPHAVQSFWHYQVSAYTYHVGLVTPHPYQANPLTWLFMIRPTSMYYAGTSRGENGCASDTCSAAITSLGNPLIWWAATAALFYLLYRLARYREWQVGLIMMGIVAGYVPWLMYLNRTVFQFYTISFEPYLILGLTFVIGLILGLSPVSHGLPPEAADRRTGIRLVTVFLVLALLISAFFYPLWTGTQTSFAFWQLHTWMSSWR, encoded by the coding sequence GTGCTTGCAACTTCTCGATGGGTCCGGTGGGCCGCCCCCATTCTTGTCATCGTGCTCGCGGCCACTCTTCGACTCTGGAACCTCGGCACCCCGCATTCGCTCGTCTTTGATGAGACTTTCTACGTGAAGGATGCCTGGTCGCTGTTCAACAACGGTTATGAGTCCACGTGGCCCAGCGGTGCCGATGAGCTGTTTGCCGGCGGCCAGACCGACATCTACTCAACCGATCCGTCATTCGTAGTCCATCCCCCGCTCGGTAAGTGGCTCATCGGCCTCGGTATGGCCGCCGTGGGGCCCGCGAGCAGCTGGGGCTGGCGGATTTCCACCGTGATCGTCGGTGTTCTCGCGGTTATTCTCCTCATGCTGATCGCCCGCACCCTTTTTCGGTCTCTCACCCTGGCCGTCATCGCCGGGTTTCTGCTCGCCATCGACGGCCATGCGATCGTGATGTCCCGGGTCGCCCTCCTCGACAACTACATCATGTTCTTTGCCCTCCTCGGATTCGGAGCAATCCTGCTCGACCGAGAGTGGCACGCTCATCGATTAGGCGCCTGGCTTGATAGCCGGCGCCGGGCTGGGCTGGATCCGCAGTGGGGGCCAACCCTGTGGTGGCGCCCGTGGCTTCTGGCCGCCGGACTCGCGTTCGGGCTGGCAAGCAGCGTCAAATGGTCTGGCATCTACTTTCTGGCCGCCTTCGGTGTGTACACCGTGGTTGTTGACGCCCTCGCTCGCCGCCGAGCCGGCGTAGCGTTCTGGGCCAGCGCGGCGGTGCTGAAACAGGCACCCGCCAATTTCGTACTCCTGGTTCCCCTCGCCATCGCCACGTTTCTGGTGTCGTGGACCGGCTGGTTCGTCACCCGGGGTGGTTTCTATCGCGACTGGGCAGATACCGCTGGAGCAGCGTGGACCGGACCGCTGGCCTTCATCCCGCATGCCGTCCAGAGTTTCTGGCACTACCAGGTTTCCGCCTATACGTACCATGTGGGTCTGGTGACGCCACATCCCTACCAGGCCAACCCGCTCACCTGGCTCTTTATGATCCGGCCCACGAGCATGTACTACGCCGGGACCAGCCGTGGTGAGAACGGGTGTGCGAGCGACACCTGCTCCGCGGCGATCACATCCCTCGGCAATCCGCTCATCTGGTGGGCCGCCACGGCCGCCCTGTTCTACCTTCTCTACCGTCTGGCTCGGTACCGGGAATGGCAGGTGGGTCTCATCATGATGGGCATCGTGGCCGGCTACGTTCCCTGGCTCATGTACCTCAACCGAACCGTCTTCCAGTTTTACACCATCAGCTTCGAGCCCTACCTTATTTTGGGTCTCACGTTCGTGATTGGCCTGATTCTCGGACTCTCGCCGGTGTCTCACGGGCTGCCGCCGGAGGCAGCGGACCGACGAACAGGCATCCGTCTTGTCACTGTTTTTCTCGTTTTAGCGCTGTTGATCAGTGCTTTCTTTTACCCGCTGTGGACGGGAACGCAAACGTCGTTCGCGTTCTGGCAGCTTCACACGTGGATGTCCAGTTGGCGATGA
- a CDS encoding multidrug efflux SMR transporter, translating to MSWIILIISGILEAVWATALGRSEGFTRLWPSVVFGGAILLSMGGLAFAMRDIPIGTAYAVWVGIGAALTVTWAMVFGGEPTSILKILLILGLIGCVIGLKLVDDSH from the coding sequence ATGTCCTGGATTATTCTGATCATCTCCGGAATTCTGGAGGCCGTGTGGGCAACAGCCCTCGGCAGGTCCGAAGGGTTCACCCGCCTGTGGCCGTCAGTGGTCTTTGGGGGTGCCATTCTGCTCAGCATGGGTGGACTTGCGTTTGCCATGCGGGATATTCCCATTGGCACGGCCTACGCGGTGTGGGTGGGAATCGGAGCTGCGTTGACGGTCACCTGGGCGATGGTCTTTGGCGGTGAGCCCACGTCGATCCTGAAGATTTTGCTGATTCTGGGGCTGATCGGCTGCGTGATCGGTCTCAAGCTCGTCGACGACAGTCACTAG
- the rsmA gene encoding 16S rRNA (adenine(1518)-N(6)/adenine(1519)-N(6))-dimethyltransferase RsmA encodes MSPERAANVGDETPRVPQKLLGPAEIRDLAEMLGVNPTKKLGQNFVIDGNTVRRIVRVASVASGDVVVEVGPGLGSLTLGILETGASVVAVEIDDRLAEQLPLTVELMQPGAPLTVIRADALKITELPGDPTRLVANLPYNVSVPVLLYLLENFASVRAGVVMVQAEVGERLAAAPGSKIYGSPSVKAAWYGDFRTAGKVSRQVFWPVPNVDSILIAFERRATPLESEELRLATFALVDAAFQQRRKMMRQSLSVVLGDSAAASALLESAGIDPTTRGEQLTVHDFLAVARVWVDSRSA; translated from the coding sequence ATGAGCCCCGAGCGCGCGGCGAACGTGGGCGACGAGACGCCTCGCGTTCCGCAGAAGCTTCTCGGGCCCGCCGAGATCCGCGACCTGGCGGAGATGCTGGGTGTGAACCCCACCAAGAAGCTGGGCCAGAACTTTGTTATTGATGGCAACACGGTGAGGCGCATTGTGCGGGTGGCCAGCGTCGCCAGCGGCGATGTCGTCGTGGAGGTGGGCCCGGGCCTCGGCTCACTCACCCTCGGTATTCTCGAGACCGGCGCGAGCGTCGTGGCCGTGGAGATTGACGATCGACTCGCCGAGCAACTGCCACTCACCGTGGAACTCATGCAGCCCGGTGCCCCGCTCACGGTGATCCGAGCGGATGCCCTGAAGATCACCGAACTTCCCGGCGACCCGACCCGGCTCGTGGCGAACCTGCCGTACAACGTGTCCGTTCCGGTGCTGCTCTACCTGCTCGAAAACTTCGCATCCGTTCGTGCGGGCGTGGTCATGGTGCAGGCCGAGGTGGGCGAGCGGCTCGCCGCGGCTCCCGGTAGCAAGATTTATGGCAGCCCGAGCGTCAAGGCCGCCTGGTACGGTGATTTTCGGACTGCGGGCAAGGTGAGCCGCCAGGTGTTCTGGCCGGTGCCCAATGTCGATTCCATCCTGATTGCGTTTGAACGCCGCGCCACCCCGCTCGAAAGCGAGGAGTTGCGCCTGGCAACCTTCGCTCTCGTGGACGCTGCTTTTCAACAGCGGCGCAAAATGATGCGCCAATCGCTGTCGGTTGTTTTGGGTGATTCCGCCGCGGCATCCGCTCTGCTGGAAAGTGCGGGGATCGACCCCACGACCCGTGGTGAGCAGCTGACGGTGCATGATTTTCTTGCCGTTGCGCGCGTCTGGGTCGACTCCCGTTCTGCCTGA
- a CDS encoding putative sulfate exporter family transporter has translation MWLPGVLVAAAAALLAWGVHALVPALPLLTVAVVLGIAVGQVPAFRVWLTGTLAPGLSLARTRFMRLGIVLLGLKLSLGDIADLGWLTVGSTVAIVLLTFAGTLWLGRLFRLPGDQPLLIATGFSICGASAIGAMSGVVKAKDDDTATSIALVTLCGTLAIAVLPALWHPLGLSALQFGQWVGAGVHDVGQVVATAQIAGSAALSLAVVIKVTRVLMLAPIVAVASVVERRRPVPGGIATIGLRSRPPIMPLFVAGFLAAVLLNSAVALPVGLLSAADSVQNALLAMALFALGAAVRLVPLLRTGWRALLVGLLSWTLIAILALGAVQLA, from the coding sequence ATGTGGCTGCCTGGCGTGCTCGTCGCGGCCGCCGCCGCTCTTCTGGCCTGGGGCGTGCATGCCCTCGTCCCCGCTCTCCCGCTCCTCACGGTGGCCGTGGTCCTCGGCATTGCAGTGGGCCAAGTTCCCGCATTCCGCGTCTGGCTCACCGGAACGCTGGCACCGGGACTGTCACTGGCCAGAACCCGCTTTATGCGCCTCGGCATTGTGCTGCTGGGACTCAAGCTCAGCCTCGGTGACATTGCTGATCTCGGCTGGCTCACGGTGGGCTCCACCGTGGCAATCGTGCTGCTGACTTTTGCGGGCACTCTCTGGCTCGGCCGCCTCTTCAGACTTCCCGGGGATCAGCCCCTGCTCATCGCCACCGGATTTTCCATCTGTGGTGCCTCCGCCATCGGAGCGATGAGCGGCGTCGTCAAAGCGAAGGATGACGACACCGCCACCTCGATAGCGCTCGTGACCCTTTGCGGAACGTTGGCCATCGCCGTGCTGCCGGCACTGTGGCATCCGCTGGGGCTGAGTGCCCTGCAGTTTGGCCAGTGGGTTGGTGCCGGAGTACATGATGTGGGTCAGGTCGTGGCCACTGCTCAAATCGCCGGATCGGCCGCGCTGTCCCTCGCCGTGGTGATCAAGGTCACCCGCGTGCTCATGCTCGCCCCGATTGTGGCGGTCGCGTCGGTTGTGGAGCGGCGACGTCCGGTGCCGGGCGGCATCGCCACGATCGGCCTTCGCAGCCGACCGCCGATCATGCCGCTTTTCGTCGCGGGGTTTCTCGCAGCCGTTCTTCTGAACAGTGCCGTTGCGCTCCCCGTGGGGCTGCTCAGCGCAGCAGACAGCGTGCAGAATGCACTCCTGGCCATGGCGCTATTTGCTCTGGGCGCCGCGGTGCGTCTTGTCCCGCTGCTACGCACCGGCTGGCGCGCCCTGCTCGTAGGCCTGCTGTCGTGGACCCTCATCGCCATTCTGGCGCTGGGTGCGGTGCAGCTCGCCTGA
- the metG gene encoding methionine--tRNA ligase has translation MSDGSSFYITTPIFYVNDVPHIGHAYTEVAADVLARWHRQSGDNAWLLTGTDEHGQKILRTATANGVTPKQWADRLVETAWKPLLATVNIANDDFIRTTDERHEVNAQKFLQHLQTEGHIYTGEYEGYYCVGCEEYKATGDLVDGTGEDAGVLVCAIHSKPVELLHEKNYFFKMSAFADRLLALYEENPNFVQPESARNEVISFVKRGLSDLSISRSSFDWGIKVPWDESHVVYVWFDALLNYITAAGYGQDDEAFASRWPATHIVGKDILRFHAVIWPAMLMAAGIEVPKQVFGHGWLLVGGEKMSKSKLTGIAPSQITDTFGSDAFRYYFMRAISFGQDGSFSWEDLSARYQSELANGFGNLASRVIAMVVRYCEGTVPVGGSPSAADLAIRATEQRVTDAAAAAVDRLAIHEAVASVWELVDELNGYITLQEPWALAKDPASRERLENVLHTAVRGLGTLAVLLSPVIPIATGTLWTALGGTGALADQRIDRAWEWTGGQQVSALEPLFPRIESTVG, from the coding sequence ATGTCCGACGGCTCTTCTTTCTACATCACCACGCCCATTTTCTACGTGAATGATGTCCCGCACATCGGGCACGCCTACACCGAGGTGGCGGCAGATGTCCTTGCTCGCTGGCACCGCCAGTCGGGCGACAACGCCTGGCTCCTCACCGGAACCGACGAGCACGGGCAAAAGATTCTGCGCACCGCCACGGCCAACGGCGTCACGCCCAAGCAGTGGGCCGACCGCCTGGTGGAGACGGCCTGGAAGCCACTGTTGGCCACCGTGAACATTGCCAATGACGACTTCATTCGCACGACCGACGAGCGCCACGAGGTGAACGCGCAGAAGTTTCTGCAGCATCTCCAGACCGAGGGCCACATCTACACCGGCGAGTACGAGGGCTACTACTGCGTGGGTTGTGAGGAATACAAGGCCACGGGCGATCTCGTGGATGGAACCGGCGAGGACGCCGGTGTTCTCGTGTGTGCCATCCACTCCAAGCCGGTCGAGCTCCTGCACGAGAAGAACTACTTCTTCAAGATGAGCGCCTTTGCCGATCGGCTCCTGGCCCTTTACGAGGAAAACCCCAACTTCGTTCAGCCGGAGTCAGCTCGGAACGAGGTCATCTCCTTCGTGAAGCGTGGGCTGAGCGACCTGTCAATTTCCCGTTCGAGCTTCGACTGGGGAATCAAGGTTCCCTGGGACGAGAGTCATGTCGTGTACGTGTGGTTTGACGCGCTGCTCAACTACATCACGGCCGCCGGGTACGGTCAGGACGACGAGGCGTTTGCCAGCCGCTGGCCGGCCACGCACATTGTGGGTAAAGACATTCTGCGTTTCCACGCGGTTATCTGGCCTGCAATGCTCATGGCCGCCGGCATCGAGGTGCCCAAGCAGGTCTTCGGCCACGGCTGGTTGCTTGTGGGCGGCGAGAAGATGAGCAAGTCCAAGCTCACCGGGATCGCGCCCAGCCAGATCACCGACACGTTCGGCTCCGACGCCTTCCGTTACTACTTCATGCGCGCCATCAGCTTTGGTCAGGATGGGTCCTTCTCGTGGGAGGACCTCTCGGCCAGGTACCAGTCCGAACTGGCGAACGGTTTTGGCAACCTGGCCTCCCGCGTCATTGCGATGGTGGTGCGGTACTGCGAGGGAACCGTGCCTGTGGGGGGTTCTCCGAGCGCGGCCGACCTCGCCATTCGGGCCACGGAACAGCGGGTGACGGATGCCGCGGCCGCGGCCGTCGATCGCCTGGCGATTCACGAGGCGGTCGCATCCGTCTGGGAGCTCGTCGACGAGCTGAACGGGTACATCACCCTGCAGGAGCCGTGGGCTCTGGCCAAGGACCCGGCCAGCCGTGAGCGCCTCGAAAACGTTCTGCACACGGCAGTGCGCGGTCTCGGCACGCTGGCCGTGCTGCTGTCCCCGGTCATCCCCATCGCTACCGGCACGCTCTGGACGGCGCTGGGTGGCACCGGCGCGCTCGCGGATCAGCGCATCGATCGTGCCTGGGAGTGGACCGGTGGCCAGCAGGTTTCTGCGCTCGAACCGCTTTTCCCGCGGATCGAGTCGACGGTTGGCTAG